A stretch of Balaenoptera ricei isolate mBalRic1 chromosome 9, mBalRic1.hap2, whole genome shotgun sequence DNA encodes these proteins:
- the HEPACAM2 gene encoding HEPACAM family member 2 isoform X8 translates to MWFRVFTTFLSFIAGACSGLKVAVPSHTVHGIRGQALYLPVHYGFHTPASDIQIIWLFERPHTMPKYLLGSVNKSVVPDLEYQHKFTMMPPNASLLINPLQFTDEGNYIVKVNIQGNGTVSASQKIQVTVDDPVTKPVVQTQPSSGAVEYVGNMTLTCLVEGGTRLVYQWLKNGRPVHTSSTNSFSLQNNSLHIVPVTKEDIGNYSCLVKNPISEMESDIIMPTIYYGPYGLQVNSDKGLKVGEVFTVDIGEAILFDCSADSYPPNTYSWIRRTDNVTYVIKHGPRLEVASEKIAQKTTDYVCCAYNNVTGRRDETHFTIIITSVGIEKLAQKGKSLSPLASITGISLFLIISMCLLLLWKKYQPYKGQKLNTGKLKCFQATKMLWMTLEYMNLLLFQMLLVFPGCQRDLFQPLMVYQGKICTVQFTKLFSTSLPNSKTIQSEHSWAKQCIEAK, encoded by the exons ATGTGGTTCAGGGTCTTTACaactttcctttccttcataGCAGGTGCTTGTTCCGGGCTGAAGGTGGCGGTGCCATCACACACAGTCCATGGCATCAGGGGTCAGGCTCTCTACCTCCCCGTACACTATGGATTCCACACTCCGGCATCAGACATCCAGATCATATGGCTGTTTGAGAGACCCCACACGATGCCCAAATACTTACTGGGCTCTGTGAACAAGTCTGTGGTTCCCGACTTGGAATACCAACACAAATTCACCATGATGCCACCCAATGCCTCCCTGCTCATCAACCCATTGCAGTTCACTGATGAAGGCAATTACATCGTGAAGGTCAACATTCAGGGAAATGGAACTGTGTCAGCTAGTCAGAAGATTCAAGTTACCGTTGATG ATCCTGTCACGAAACCAGTGGTGCAGACTCAGCCTTCCTCTGGGGCTGTGGAATATGTGGGGAACATGACCCTGACGTGCCTCGTGGAAGGGGGCACCCGGCTGGTCTACCAGTGGCTAAAAAATGGGAGGCCTGTCCACACCAGCTCCACCAACTCCTTTTCTCTCCAAAACAACAGCCTTCATATTGTTCCAGTGACCAAAGAAGACATTGGGAATTACAGTTGCCTGGTGAAGAACCCTATCAGTGAGATGGAAAGTGACATCATTATGCCTACCATAtatt ATGGACCTTATGGACTTCAAGTTAATTCTGATAAAGGGCTAAAAGTAGGAGAAGTGTTCACTGTGGATATTGGAGAAGCCATCTTGTTTGATTGCTCTGCTGATTCTTACCCTCCCAACACCTACTCCTGGATCCGGAGGACAGACAATGTCACATATGTCATTAAGCATGGGCCTCGCTTGGAAGTTGCATCCGAGAAAATAGCCCAGAAGACAACTGACTATGTGTGCTGTGCTTACAACAATGTAACTGGAAGGCGAGATGAAACTCatttcaccatcatcatcacttctGTAG gAATAGAGAAACTTGCACAAAAAGGGAAATCATTGTCCCCTTTAGCAAGTATAACTGGAATATCACTCTTTTTGATTATATCCATGTGTCTTCTCCTCCTATGGAAAAAATATCAACCCTACAAAG GCCAGAAACTGAATACAGGAAAGCTCAAATGTTTTCAG gCCACGAAGATGCTCTGGATGACTTTGGAATATAtgaatttgttgcttttccagaTGCTTCTGGTGTTCCCAGG ATGCCAACGAGATCTGTTCCAGCCTCTGATGGTGTACCAGGGCAAGATTTGCACAGTACAATTTACGAAGTTATTCAGCACATCCCTGCCCAACAGCAAGACCATCCAGA GTGAGCATTCGTGGGCAAAGCAATGCATTGAAGCGAAATAA
- the HEPACAM2 gene encoding HEPACAM family member 2 isoform X3, producing the protein MGQDAFMEPFSSTVGVFQCKIYLLLLAGACSGLKVAVPSHTVHGIRGQALYLPVHYGFHTPASDIQIIWLFERPHTMPKYLLGSVNKSVVPDLEYQHKFTMMPPNASLLINPLQFTDEGNYIVKVNIQGNGTVSASQKIQVTVDDPVTKPVVQTQPSSGAVEYVGNMTLTCLVEGGTRLVYQWLKNGRPVHTSSTNSFSLQNNSLHIVPVTKEDIGNYSCLVKNPISEMESDIIMPTIYYGPYGLQVNSDKGLKVGEVFTVDIGEAILFDCSADSYPPNTYSWIRRTDNVTYVIKHGPRLEVASEKIAQKTTDYVCCAYNNVTGRRDETHFTIIITSVGIEKLAQKGKSLSPLASITGISLFLIISMCLLLLWKKYQPYKVIKQKLEGRPETEYRKAQMFSGHEDALDDFGIYEFVAFPDASGVPRMPTRSVPASDGVPGQDLHSTIYEVIQHIPAQQQDHPE; encoded by the exons ATGGGACAGGATGCTTTCATGGAGCCCTTCAGCAGCACGGTTGGGGTCTTTCAGTGCAAAATATACCTCCTTCTCTTAG CAGGTGCTTGTTCCGGGCTGAAGGTGGCGGTGCCATCACACACAGTCCATGGCATCAGGGGTCAGGCTCTCTACCTCCCCGTACACTATGGATTCCACACTCCGGCATCAGACATCCAGATCATATGGCTGTTTGAGAGACCCCACACGATGCCCAAATACTTACTGGGCTCTGTGAACAAGTCTGTGGTTCCCGACTTGGAATACCAACACAAATTCACCATGATGCCACCCAATGCCTCCCTGCTCATCAACCCATTGCAGTTCACTGATGAAGGCAATTACATCGTGAAGGTCAACATTCAGGGAAATGGAACTGTGTCAGCTAGTCAGAAGATTCAAGTTACCGTTGATG ATCCTGTCACGAAACCAGTGGTGCAGACTCAGCCTTCCTCTGGGGCTGTGGAATATGTGGGGAACATGACCCTGACGTGCCTCGTGGAAGGGGGCACCCGGCTGGTCTACCAGTGGCTAAAAAATGGGAGGCCTGTCCACACCAGCTCCACCAACTCCTTTTCTCTCCAAAACAACAGCCTTCATATTGTTCCAGTGACCAAAGAAGACATTGGGAATTACAGTTGCCTGGTGAAGAACCCTATCAGTGAGATGGAAAGTGACATCATTATGCCTACCATAtatt ATGGACCTTATGGACTTCAAGTTAATTCTGATAAAGGGCTAAAAGTAGGAGAAGTGTTCACTGTGGATATTGGAGAAGCCATCTTGTTTGATTGCTCTGCTGATTCTTACCCTCCCAACACCTACTCCTGGATCCGGAGGACAGACAATGTCACATATGTCATTAAGCATGGGCCTCGCTTGGAAGTTGCATCCGAGAAAATAGCCCAGAAGACAACTGACTATGTGTGCTGTGCTTACAACAATGTAACTGGAAGGCGAGATGAAACTCatttcaccatcatcatcacttctGTAG gAATAGAGAAACTTGCACAAAAAGGGAAATCATTGTCCCCTTTAGCAAGTATAACTGGAATATCACTCTTTTTGATTATATCCATGTGTCTTCTCCTCCTATGGAAAAAATATCAACCCTACAAAG ttATAAAGCAAAAGCTAGAAGGCAG GCCAGAAACTGAATACAGGAAAGCTCAAATGTTTTCAG gCCACGAAGATGCTCTGGATGACTTTGGAATATAtgaatttgttgcttttccagaTGCTTCTGGTGTTCCCAGG ATGCCAACGAGATCTGTTCCAGCCTCTGATGGTGTACCAGGGCAAGATTTGCACAGTACAATTTACGAAGTTATTCAGCACATCCCTGCCCAACAGCAAGACCATCCAGA GTGA
- the HEPACAM2 gene encoding HEPACAM family member 2 isoform X1 — MGQDAFMEPFSSTVGVFQCKIYLLLLAGACSGLKVAVPSHTVHGIRGQALYLPVHYGFHTPASDIQIIWLFERPHTMPKYLLGSVNKSVVPDLEYQHKFTMMPPNASLLINPLQFTDEGNYIVKVNIQGNGTVSASQKIQVTVDDPVTKPVVQTQPSSGAVEYVGNMTLTCLVEGGTRLVYQWLKNGRPVHTSSTNSFSLQNNSLHIVPVTKEDIGNYSCLVKNPISEMESDIIMPTIYYGPYGLQVNSDKGLKVGEVFTVDIGEAILFDCSADSYPPNTYSWIRRTDNVTYVIKHGPRLEVASEKIAQKTTDYVCCAYNNVTGRRDETHFTIIITSVGIEKLAQKGKSLSPLASITGISLFLIISMCLLLLWKKYQPYKVIKQKLEGRPETEYRKAQMFSGHEDALDDFGIYEFVAFPDASGVPRMPTRSVPASDGVPGQDLHSTIYEVIQHIPAQQQDHPDCGKE, encoded by the exons ATGGGACAGGATGCTTTCATGGAGCCCTTCAGCAGCACGGTTGGGGTCTTTCAGTGCAAAATATACCTCCTTCTCTTAG CAGGTGCTTGTTCCGGGCTGAAGGTGGCGGTGCCATCACACACAGTCCATGGCATCAGGGGTCAGGCTCTCTACCTCCCCGTACACTATGGATTCCACACTCCGGCATCAGACATCCAGATCATATGGCTGTTTGAGAGACCCCACACGATGCCCAAATACTTACTGGGCTCTGTGAACAAGTCTGTGGTTCCCGACTTGGAATACCAACACAAATTCACCATGATGCCACCCAATGCCTCCCTGCTCATCAACCCATTGCAGTTCACTGATGAAGGCAATTACATCGTGAAGGTCAACATTCAGGGAAATGGAACTGTGTCAGCTAGTCAGAAGATTCAAGTTACCGTTGATG ATCCTGTCACGAAACCAGTGGTGCAGACTCAGCCTTCCTCTGGGGCTGTGGAATATGTGGGGAACATGACCCTGACGTGCCTCGTGGAAGGGGGCACCCGGCTGGTCTACCAGTGGCTAAAAAATGGGAGGCCTGTCCACACCAGCTCCACCAACTCCTTTTCTCTCCAAAACAACAGCCTTCATATTGTTCCAGTGACCAAAGAAGACATTGGGAATTACAGTTGCCTGGTGAAGAACCCTATCAGTGAGATGGAAAGTGACATCATTATGCCTACCATAtatt ATGGACCTTATGGACTTCAAGTTAATTCTGATAAAGGGCTAAAAGTAGGAGAAGTGTTCACTGTGGATATTGGAGAAGCCATCTTGTTTGATTGCTCTGCTGATTCTTACCCTCCCAACACCTACTCCTGGATCCGGAGGACAGACAATGTCACATATGTCATTAAGCATGGGCCTCGCTTGGAAGTTGCATCCGAGAAAATAGCCCAGAAGACAACTGACTATGTGTGCTGTGCTTACAACAATGTAACTGGAAGGCGAGATGAAACTCatttcaccatcatcatcacttctGTAG gAATAGAGAAACTTGCACAAAAAGGGAAATCATTGTCCCCTTTAGCAAGTATAACTGGAATATCACTCTTTTTGATTATATCCATGTGTCTTCTCCTCCTATGGAAAAAATATCAACCCTACAAAG ttATAAAGCAAAAGCTAGAAGGCAG GCCAGAAACTGAATACAGGAAAGCTCAAATGTTTTCAG gCCACGAAGATGCTCTGGATGACTTTGGAATATAtgaatttgttgcttttccagaTGCTTCTGGTGTTCCCAGG ATGCCAACGAGATCTGTTCCAGCCTCTGATGGTGTACCAGGGCAAGATTTGCACAGTACAATTTACGAAGTTATTCAGCACATCCCTGCCCAACAGCAAGACCATCCAGA ctgtggaaaagaataa
- the HEPACAM2 gene encoding HEPACAM family member 2 isoform X7: MPKYLLGSVNKSVVPDLEYQHKFTMMPPNASLLINPLQFTDEGNYIVKVNIQGNGTVSASQKIQVTVDDPVTKPVVQTQPSSGAVEYVGNMTLTCLVEGGTRLVYQWLKNGRPVHTSSTNSFSLQNNSLHIVPVTKEDIGNYSCLVKNPISEMESDIIMPTIYYGPYGLQVNSDKGLKVGEVFTVDIGEAILFDCSADSYPPNTYSWIRRTDNVTYVIKHGPRLEVASEKIAQKTTDYVCCAYNNVTGRRDETHFTIIITSVGIEKLAQKGKSLSPLASITGISLFLIISMCLLLLWKKYQPYKVIKQKLEGRPETEYRKAQMFSGHEDALDDFGIYEFVAFPDASGVPRMPTRSVPASDGVPGQDLHSTIYEVIQHIPAQQQDHPDCGKE; this comes from the exons ATGCCCAAATACTTACTGGGCTCTGTGAACAAGTCTGTGGTTCCCGACTTGGAATACCAACACAAATTCACCATGATGCCACCCAATGCCTCCCTGCTCATCAACCCATTGCAGTTCACTGATGAAGGCAATTACATCGTGAAGGTCAACATTCAGGGAAATGGAACTGTGTCAGCTAGTCAGAAGATTCAAGTTACCGTTGATG ATCCTGTCACGAAACCAGTGGTGCAGACTCAGCCTTCCTCTGGGGCTGTGGAATATGTGGGGAACATGACCCTGACGTGCCTCGTGGAAGGGGGCACCCGGCTGGTCTACCAGTGGCTAAAAAATGGGAGGCCTGTCCACACCAGCTCCACCAACTCCTTTTCTCTCCAAAACAACAGCCTTCATATTGTTCCAGTGACCAAAGAAGACATTGGGAATTACAGTTGCCTGGTGAAGAACCCTATCAGTGAGATGGAAAGTGACATCATTATGCCTACCATAtatt ATGGACCTTATGGACTTCAAGTTAATTCTGATAAAGGGCTAAAAGTAGGAGAAGTGTTCACTGTGGATATTGGAGAAGCCATCTTGTTTGATTGCTCTGCTGATTCTTACCCTCCCAACACCTACTCCTGGATCCGGAGGACAGACAATGTCACATATGTCATTAAGCATGGGCCTCGCTTGGAAGTTGCATCCGAGAAAATAGCCCAGAAGACAACTGACTATGTGTGCTGTGCTTACAACAATGTAACTGGAAGGCGAGATGAAACTCatttcaccatcatcatcacttctGTAG gAATAGAGAAACTTGCACAAAAAGGGAAATCATTGTCCCCTTTAGCAAGTATAACTGGAATATCACTCTTTTTGATTATATCCATGTGTCTTCTCCTCCTATGGAAAAAATATCAACCCTACAAAG ttATAAAGCAAAAGCTAGAAGGCAG GCCAGAAACTGAATACAGGAAAGCTCAAATGTTTTCAG gCCACGAAGATGCTCTGGATGACTTTGGAATATAtgaatttgttgcttttccagaTGCTTCTGGTGTTCCCAGG ATGCCAACGAGATCTGTTCCAGCCTCTGATGGTGTACCAGGGCAAGATTTGCACAGTACAATTTACGAAGTTATTCAGCACATCCCTGCCCAACAGCAAGACCATCCAGA ctgtggaaaagaataa
- the HEPACAM2 gene encoding HEPACAM family member 2 isoform X2, whose protein sequence is MGQDAFMEPFSSTVGVFQCKIYLLLLGACSGLKVAVPSHTVHGIRGQALYLPVHYGFHTPASDIQIIWLFERPHTMPKYLLGSVNKSVVPDLEYQHKFTMMPPNASLLINPLQFTDEGNYIVKVNIQGNGTVSASQKIQVTVDDPVTKPVVQTQPSSGAVEYVGNMTLTCLVEGGTRLVYQWLKNGRPVHTSSTNSFSLQNNSLHIVPVTKEDIGNYSCLVKNPISEMESDIIMPTIYYGPYGLQVNSDKGLKVGEVFTVDIGEAILFDCSADSYPPNTYSWIRRTDNVTYVIKHGPRLEVASEKIAQKTTDYVCCAYNNVTGRRDETHFTIIITSVGIEKLAQKGKSLSPLASITGISLFLIISMCLLLLWKKYQPYKVIKQKLEGRPETEYRKAQMFSGHEDALDDFGIYEFVAFPDASGVPRMPTRSVPASDGVPGQDLHSTIYEVIQHIPAQQQDHPDCGKE, encoded by the exons ATGGGACAGGATGCTTTCATGGAGCCCTTCAGCAGCACGGTTGGGGTCTTTCAGTGCAAAATATACCTCCTTCTCTTAG GTGCTTGTTCCGGGCTGAAGGTGGCGGTGCCATCACACACAGTCCATGGCATCAGGGGTCAGGCTCTCTACCTCCCCGTACACTATGGATTCCACACTCCGGCATCAGACATCCAGATCATATGGCTGTTTGAGAGACCCCACACGATGCCCAAATACTTACTGGGCTCTGTGAACAAGTCTGTGGTTCCCGACTTGGAATACCAACACAAATTCACCATGATGCCACCCAATGCCTCCCTGCTCATCAACCCATTGCAGTTCACTGATGAAGGCAATTACATCGTGAAGGTCAACATTCAGGGAAATGGAACTGTGTCAGCTAGTCAGAAGATTCAAGTTACCGTTGATG ATCCTGTCACGAAACCAGTGGTGCAGACTCAGCCTTCCTCTGGGGCTGTGGAATATGTGGGGAACATGACCCTGACGTGCCTCGTGGAAGGGGGCACCCGGCTGGTCTACCAGTGGCTAAAAAATGGGAGGCCTGTCCACACCAGCTCCACCAACTCCTTTTCTCTCCAAAACAACAGCCTTCATATTGTTCCAGTGACCAAAGAAGACATTGGGAATTACAGTTGCCTGGTGAAGAACCCTATCAGTGAGATGGAAAGTGACATCATTATGCCTACCATAtatt ATGGACCTTATGGACTTCAAGTTAATTCTGATAAAGGGCTAAAAGTAGGAGAAGTGTTCACTGTGGATATTGGAGAAGCCATCTTGTTTGATTGCTCTGCTGATTCTTACCCTCCCAACACCTACTCCTGGATCCGGAGGACAGACAATGTCACATATGTCATTAAGCATGGGCCTCGCTTGGAAGTTGCATCCGAGAAAATAGCCCAGAAGACAACTGACTATGTGTGCTGTGCTTACAACAATGTAACTGGAAGGCGAGATGAAACTCatttcaccatcatcatcacttctGTAG gAATAGAGAAACTTGCACAAAAAGGGAAATCATTGTCCCCTTTAGCAAGTATAACTGGAATATCACTCTTTTTGATTATATCCATGTGTCTTCTCCTCCTATGGAAAAAATATCAACCCTACAAAG ttATAAAGCAAAAGCTAGAAGGCAG GCCAGAAACTGAATACAGGAAAGCTCAAATGTTTTCAG gCCACGAAGATGCTCTGGATGACTTTGGAATATAtgaatttgttgcttttccagaTGCTTCTGGTGTTCCCAGG ATGCCAACGAGATCTGTTCCAGCCTCTGATGGTGTACCAGGGCAAGATTTGCACAGTACAATTTACGAAGTTATTCAGCACATCCCTGCCCAACAGCAAGACCATCCAGA ctgtggaaaagaataa
- the HEPACAM2 gene encoding HEPACAM family member 2 isoform X4 — protein MGQDAFMEPFSSTVGVFQCKIYLLLLAGACSGLKVAVPSHTVHGIRGQALYLPVHYGFHTPASDIQIIWLFERPHTMPKYLLGSVNKSVVPDLEYQHKFTMMPPNASLLINPLQFTDEGNYIVKVNIQGNGTVSASQKIQVTVDDPVTKPVVQTQPSSGAVEYVGNMTLTCLVEGGTRLVYQWLKNGRPVHTSSTNSFSLQNNSLHIVPVTKEDIGNYSCLVKNPISEMESDIIMPTIYYGPYGLQVNSDKGLKVGEVFTVDIGEAILFDCSADSYPPNTYSWIRRTDNVTYVIKHGPRLEVASEKIAQKTTDYVCCAYNNVTGRRDETHFTIIITSVGIEKLAQKGKSLSPLASITGISLFLIISMCLLLLWKKYQPYKVIKQKLEGRPETEYRKAQMFSGHEDALDDFGIYEFVAFPDASGVPRMPTRSVPASDGVPGQDLHSTIYEVIQHIPAQQQDHPE, from the exons ATGGGACAGGATGCTTTCATGGAGCCCTTCAGCAGCACGGTTGGGGTCTTTCAGTGCAAAATATACCTCCTTCTCTTAG CAGGTGCTTGTTCCGGGCTGAAGGTGGCGGTGCCATCACACACAGTCCATGGCATCAGGGGTCAGGCTCTCTACCTCCCCGTACACTATGGATTCCACACTCCGGCATCAGACATCCAGATCATATGGCTGTTTGAGAGACCCCACACGATGCCCAAATACTTACTGGGCTCTGTGAACAAGTCTGTGGTTCCCGACTTGGAATACCAACACAAATTCACCATGATGCCACCCAATGCCTCCCTGCTCATCAACCCATTGCAGTTCACTGATGAAGGCAATTACATCGTGAAGGTCAACATTCAGGGAAATGGAACTGTGTCAGCTAGTCAGAAGATTCAAGTTACCGTTGATG ATCCTGTCACGAAACCAGTGGTGCAGACTCAGCCTTCCTCTGGGGCTGTGGAATATGTGGGGAACATGACCCTGACGTGCCTCGTGGAAGGGGGCACCCGGCTGGTCTACCAGTGGCTAAAAAATGGGAGGCCTGTCCACACCAGCTCCACCAACTCCTTTTCTCTCCAAAACAACAGCCTTCATATTGTTCCAGTGACCAAAGAAGACATTGGGAATTACAGTTGCCTGGTGAAGAACCCTATCAGTGAGATGGAAAGTGACATCATTATGCCTACCATAtatt ATGGACCTTATGGACTTCAAGTTAATTCTGATAAAGGGCTAAAAGTAGGAGAAGTGTTCACTGTGGATATTGGAGAAGCCATCTTGTTTGATTGCTCTGCTGATTCTTACCCTCCCAACACCTACTCCTGGATCCGGAGGACAGACAATGTCACATATGTCATTAAGCATGGGCCTCGCTTGGAAGTTGCATCCGAGAAAATAGCCCAGAAGACAACTGACTATGTGTGCTGTGCTTACAACAATGTAACTGGAAGGCGAGATGAAACTCatttcaccatcatcatcacttctGTAG gAATAGAGAAACTTGCACAAAAAGGGAAATCATTGTCCCCTTTAGCAAGTATAACTGGAATATCACTCTTTTTGATTATATCCATGTGTCTTCTCCTCCTATGGAAAAAATATCAACCCTACAAAG ttATAAAGCAAAAGCTAGAAGGCAG GCCAGAAACTGAATACAGGAAAGCTCAAATGTTTTCAG gCCACGAAGATGCTCTGGATGACTTTGGAATATAtgaatttgttgcttttccagaTGCTTCTGGTGTTCCCAGG ATGCCAACGAGATCTGTTCCAGCCTCTGATGGTGTACCAGGGCAAGATTTGCACAGTACAATTTACGAAGTTATTCAGCACATCCCTGCCCAACAGCAAGACCATCCAGAGTAA
- the HEPACAM2 gene encoding HEPACAM family member 2 isoform X5 — protein sequence MGQDAFMEPFSSTVGVFQCKIYLLLLGACSGLKVAVPSHTVHGIRGQALYLPVHYGFHTPASDIQIIWLFERPHTMPKYLLGSVNKSVVPDLEYQHKFTMMPPNASLLINPLQFTDEGNYIVKVNIQGNGTVSASQKIQVTVDDPVTKPVVQTQPSSGAVEYVGNMTLTCLVEGGTRLVYQWLKNGRPVHTSSTNSFSLQNNSLHIVPVTKEDIGNYSCLVKNPISEMESDIIMPTIYYGPYGLQVNSDKGLKVGEVFTVDIGEAILFDCSADSYPPNTYSWIRRTDNVTYVIKHGPRLEVASEKIAQKTTDYVCCAYNNVTGRRDETHFTIIITSVGIEKLAQKGKSLSPLASITGISLFLIISMCLLLLWKKYQPYKVIKQKLEGRPETEYRKAQMFSGHEDALDDFGIYEFVAFPDASGVPRMPTRSVPASDGVPGQDLHSTIYEVIQHIPAQQQDHPE from the exons ATGGGACAGGATGCTTTCATGGAGCCCTTCAGCAGCACGGTTGGGGTCTTTCAGTGCAAAATATACCTCCTTCTCTTAG GTGCTTGTTCCGGGCTGAAGGTGGCGGTGCCATCACACACAGTCCATGGCATCAGGGGTCAGGCTCTCTACCTCCCCGTACACTATGGATTCCACACTCCGGCATCAGACATCCAGATCATATGGCTGTTTGAGAGACCCCACACGATGCCCAAATACTTACTGGGCTCTGTGAACAAGTCTGTGGTTCCCGACTTGGAATACCAACACAAATTCACCATGATGCCACCCAATGCCTCCCTGCTCATCAACCCATTGCAGTTCACTGATGAAGGCAATTACATCGTGAAGGTCAACATTCAGGGAAATGGAACTGTGTCAGCTAGTCAGAAGATTCAAGTTACCGTTGATG ATCCTGTCACGAAACCAGTGGTGCAGACTCAGCCTTCCTCTGGGGCTGTGGAATATGTGGGGAACATGACCCTGACGTGCCTCGTGGAAGGGGGCACCCGGCTGGTCTACCAGTGGCTAAAAAATGGGAGGCCTGTCCACACCAGCTCCACCAACTCCTTTTCTCTCCAAAACAACAGCCTTCATATTGTTCCAGTGACCAAAGAAGACATTGGGAATTACAGTTGCCTGGTGAAGAACCCTATCAGTGAGATGGAAAGTGACATCATTATGCCTACCATAtatt ATGGACCTTATGGACTTCAAGTTAATTCTGATAAAGGGCTAAAAGTAGGAGAAGTGTTCACTGTGGATATTGGAGAAGCCATCTTGTTTGATTGCTCTGCTGATTCTTACCCTCCCAACACCTACTCCTGGATCCGGAGGACAGACAATGTCACATATGTCATTAAGCATGGGCCTCGCTTGGAAGTTGCATCCGAGAAAATAGCCCAGAAGACAACTGACTATGTGTGCTGTGCTTACAACAATGTAACTGGAAGGCGAGATGAAACTCatttcaccatcatcatcacttctGTAG gAATAGAGAAACTTGCACAAAAAGGGAAATCATTGTCCCCTTTAGCAAGTATAACTGGAATATCACTCTTTTTGATTATATCCATGTGTCTTCTCCTCCTATGGAAAAAATATCAACCCTACAAAG ttATAAAGCAAAAGCTAGAAGGCAG GCCAGAAACTGAATACAGGAAAGCTCAAATGTTTTCAG gCCACGAAGATGCTCTGGATGACTTTGGAATATAtgaatttgttgcttttccagaTGCTTCTGGTGTTCCCAGG ATGCCAACGAGATCTGTTCCAGCCTCTGATGGTGTACCAGGGCAAGATTTGCACAGTACAATTTACGAAGTTATTCAGCACATCCCTGCCCAACAGCAAGACCATCCAGAGTAA